The following nucleotide sequence is from Bacteroidales bacterium.
GGTACTGCACACTTGTTTGATGCAATTACTGGTTTGTTAAAAAGATACCCTTCAATAACAGGTAATCCAAATCCTTCGCCATATTCGGCAATCATCAGCACTATATCACAATTTGAATATAAATTTAGAAGCTCCGCGTCACTGACATACCCGAGCATTTCAATATTTTTTAGTTGTCTTTTTTGGATTTCCTTTTGATAATGCTCCAATAGGGGTCCCTTGCCTGCAACTGTGAACTTATAATCTTTTTCACGTAATTGTTCTGCAACTTGCAATAATAAATCAAACCTGGCCCTTTCTTCTATGCTTCGAATAATTAAAATTGAATTTCTATTTAGCTTATTTTGATGTAATTCACATAAAGGAACAAGTGGTTCAAAATGAGAAGTGTTTGGGATAATTACGAAATTCCTACGATTGCCAAACAAAGTTTGTTCTTTAGTATAGTTGGAAATGAAATGAATCAAAGAACATCTGAAGTAGAGTAGCAATTCAATGTTTCGAATTAGCAAAATAAATTTATGTTTCTTGATTTTGTTTAAATAGTATAGACCATCATGAATAGTTAATATATCCGTCTTAAAAATAGAAAAAAACGAGAACATCGGATTGTGAGAATGAATAATAAATTTATTTTTTCTTCTTAATTTGATTAAAACTAAGTTTAAGATTAGCGGCCAATACCAACAATGTTTTATTGAAATGCAAGCAAATTTATTACTCTTATATGCTGTTGTGTTTGAACCCCAATGAAGATAATATATGCGGTCGAAATCAAAAGCTTTTGATTGGAACTCGATGACATTTTCAACACCTCGTTTGTGTTCAAAAAAGCTATTAAACCCCAAGTATAATACAACATGTTTTATTATTGTTTTCTGTTTGTTTAATAACATATTTTTTAAGGTTTCAATAGCTTTCTTAAGGTTGATAATATAAAATCATTAATGCTAGTGTCATGTCAATGATCATATGACGGATAAAGTCTTTTTAGCTTAATTCGTGCATCCTTCATGGTAAACTGCCAGTTAATCTTCTGTTTAAATCCGTTCCTGGCTGTTTCCCAAGCTTCGACTTCATCTGCTACTTTTTCAATTGTGTTTATGCGACGCCCTAAACACTGGCTATTTACTACATTTAACTCTATTTCTGCCATATTCAACCAGCTACCATGCTTTGGTGTGTAAACAAATTCATAACAGTCCAATATCCTTTTGGCTTCAGCCGGTTCAAATCTCTC
It contains:
- a CDS encoding glycosyltransferase gives rise to the protein MFGNRRNFVIIPNTSHFEPLVPLCELHQNKLNRNSILIIRSIEERARFDLLLQVAEQLREKDYKFTVAGKGPLLEHYQKEIQKRQLKNIEMLGYVSDAELLNLYSNCDIVLMIAEYGEGFGLPVIEGYLFNKPVIASNKCAVPEVIISDAYLFENTVDNIINSLNSTINIHNENYREYYNSKFSNYIVLAKLRNLYFNSIS